The Flavobacterium sp. 140616W15 sequence GGACCACCAGAACCGTTTCCGTCTGGATCACCTCCCTGAATCATAAAGTCATTGATAACTCTGTGAAATTTTAATCCATCAAAAAATGGTTTTCCTTTTAATCTGTCAACAGTTACATACGGATTTGTTCCTTCTGCTAATGATATAAAATTAGCTACAGTAATAGGTGTTTTTATGTATTCAAGCTGTAATACGATATTTCCTTTTTTTGTTGTAATTGTAGCAAAAATCCCTTCGTTAACTGAAGGTTTTGTTTCAACTTTTGTAATTGCTGTTTTCTTGCTAGGTACAGGTTTCTTTGTCTGTGCTTGTAGGTTAAGTACACCCAAGCAAAATAAAAATAGAATTTTTAATTTCATCTGATTCTAATTTAAAATCGGTTAATTTTTAATATAAACTTATTGTTGTGGCATTTTGTCTAACAACTGTACTTCAAATATAATATTTGCATTTGGCGGAATTACTCCTCCGGCACCAGCTTGTCCATAAGCTAAATGTGATGGAATGAAAAGTACAGCTTTGTCTCCAATAGAAAGTTGTTCGATACCTTCGATAAAACCAGGAATCATACCTTCTTTGCTACCTGCTTGAAATGATATTGGGTTGTATTGTTTAGCTTCGGCTCTTGCAGGATCAAATTTTCCAAAAGCTTGCGCAACACTTTCGATAGAAGTATCAAATAATGTTCCGTCTTCAAGGAAGCCAGCGTAATTTATAAATACTTGTGCTCCAGCAGCAGGTTTTTTACCTTTCGCTTTTTCTGTAATTACAAATTCTAATCCAGAACTAGTTTTTGTTGCTTTTGCTTTTAAATCTGCATAGTAAGCTAATTTTTCATCGCGAACTACTTTGAATTTAGATTCAAATTCGCTTTTTTGTTTTGCTTCAGCAGAAAAATAATCATGAAATACTTTTATAGCGTCAAATTTCTTAGCAGCTGCACCATTTCTTATAATCGTTACTTTCTTGATATAATCATCTTGTTTAATCTGATTAACAACTTCCATTCCTTTGTCTACAACATGACCAAAAATAGTGTGTTTGCCTTCTAACCAAGGAGTTTCAACATGAGTAATAAAAAATTGACTGCTATTTGTAGCTGGTCCGTTGTTGGCCATTGCTAGAACTCCACCTTTATCAAATTTTAAGTCGTTAAATTCATCTTTAAATTTATATCCAGTGTCTCCAGAACCAGTTCCTAGTGGATCTCCAGTTTGAATCATAAAATCTTCAATAACTCTATGAAATTTTAATCCGTCAAAAAAAGGTTTCTTTTTTAATTCTGGATTGGTAACAAACTCATTCTTACCTTCTGCAAGCGTTACAAAGTTGGCTACAGTTATAGGTGCTTTTTGATAATTTAATTCAACAATGATATTTCCTTTGTTGGTTTCAATATCTGCATATAAACCATCAGGTAAATTGCTATGTTCATCTTTACAAGAATAAAGTGTAGTAATCGCAAGTAATAATAATATGAGGCTTTTTTTCATTTTTAAAATATTAATTGTTTTTTTATTAATTTAATGAGTCTTTCTTTATTGCAGGCGTTGTTGTAGGTTTAGGTGCTTCGGTTTTTGTAGATCTTGCTTCCATTTGTTTTCTGTAGGCAGTTTCTGGAACAAAATTGTGTAAAGTAACGGTGCAGATTAATGGCTGATTAATTCCAATTCGTTTTTCATCGCCATGATAGCCATAAGCCATATGAGATGGAAATAAGAAATTTACAGTTTCGTTTTTGTGCATTAATTTGATACCATCACGTAATCCCATCATTATTTCTTGTTTATCTACAAAATAAGTTTGAGGTCTTAGCTCCATTTCGCTATAAATGATGTTTCCTTTTAGGTCTTTTATTTCATAGTCAAAAAAAGCAACATCTCCCTTTTTTGGAGTTATTGTGTCTGTAGTATTTTGGTTTTCATAAGCGTACCAATATCCTTTTGCAGAAGCGATGTATTTTATTTTAGGGTTGCTTTTGATAACAGCCTTAATTTGTTGTTCTTCGGTAGCTACAAGTTTTTTATTTCGTTCAATAGATTTTTTCATGAATGTACCCGAAGAAATAGAAACTGGTCTTCTGGCATCTTCATGTTGTTTACAGCTCGAAACTAAAACGGCTAGAACAATAGCTGAAGCAAATATTTTGGTATAGTTCATGGTTGTTATATTTTTAGTTTGGTTACTAAGTCTTCAAATTTTTTCAGAGTTTCTTCCATTGAGTCAAGTGATTTTCCTCCTGCAGCATTGCTGTGGCCTCCACCATTAAAATGAGCTCTAGCAAATTCATTTACATCGAAACCACCTTGCGAACGGAAAGAAATTTTGATTATTTTCTCATCTTTATTTTCAATAAATATAGCTGTAAAAACAATGCCTTTCATGCTTAGTCCGTAATTTACGATTCCTTCAGTGTCGCCTTTTACATAATTAAACTCATCTAATTCGGCTTGAGTTAATGACATATATGAAGTTTTGTGCTCAGCTAAAATCTTCATATTTTGCAATGCTCTTCCAAGTAATTGTAAGCGACTGTATGAACTATTGTCAAAAAGTAAAATTGGAATTTGAGTGTTTTCAACACCTAAATCAATAAGTTCAGCAATAATACGGTGCGTGTTTCCCGTTGTTCCAGGAAAACGGAAAGAACCAGAATCAGTTAATATTCCTGTATAGATGCAAGTTGCAATAGTTTTATCTAAATCTTCTTTTTTGTCTAAAAATGAAATGAAATTATAAACCATCTCGCAAGTAGATCCAAACGAAGTATCAGAATACATATAAGCTGCATAATCATCCGGTTTTTGATGATGATCAATCATGATAAACGGAGCTTTTAGCTTTGCTAAAGTATGCTCCATTTCTCCAGTGCGGTGAAAAGCATTAAAATCTAGTGTGAATACAATCTCGGCTTCTTCTAGAATTTTAGTACAATTATCGATATCTTTTTCGAATATTTTTACAGTTTCAGAACCTGGTAACCATGCAAGGAAATCAGGAAAATCATTTGGAGCAATTACAACAGGCTCATGGTTATTTTTTAATAAAAAGTGGTATAAAGCTAAGGTTGAACCCATAGCATCCCCATCGGGACCTCGGTGTGGAATTATGGCAATCTTTTTTGGAGTTGCTAATAACAACTTTATGGCTTGAATGTCTTGTATTTTCATGTGTGCGAATTTACATTTTTTTACTGTAAACCTGAAAACATTTTAGACATTAACATGCTTTTATAAGATTATAAGAAATCACTTTTTCTCTTTTTAAATTTTTGCGTAACTATGGTTTGATTTTTTTATAATTTATATGCTAAGTAAGATAAAGTAAACTAATTAGTATAAAATGATTTTATTAATTCTTATTCTTAATTTGTTTTTTAATTATGTCTCCTATTTCTTTTATTTGAGCATCTAGTTTGGCCATTTCGTTATCATATTTATTTGTGTTTCCATTTATTTTATTGTAACCTAACTCGTACATCTTAACTCTTAATTCACAATATGTTATTATGTTTTTATTCTGTATATGTATTCTTTCTGGTAAGTATAATTTATCTAATTTTTTTACTAAAACGATATTTTCATTCCAATAATAAATCCCCCTATCTTTAATCATGTATAGAAGTTCATCTTTATCATTTTTGTTGTAAATACCATATGCTTCCAAGGCCATTTTCTCCATATTAGTAAATTCTTGCATTCCAGTTTCATACTCAATTATTTCATAAATATAAGTTTTTGACTTTTTGAGATAAATAAATGAAACTATAATAATTACTGTTGCAATTGAAGAAATACATATTAAACCAATCTGTTTTTTTTTATTTGTTATAGTAAGTATAATTCCAAATAAGATTCCGGCACAAAAACCTCCAACATGTGCAGCATCATCAACTATTTTGCTAGAACCAAAAAAATTAGAAATAAGTAAGAGACCAATTATTAACAGTACATGGGGTTTTATTTTGTTGTTTAATACACCTGACAAAACTGTAACTAACAATATTCCATACATGCCAAAAACAGCTCCAGATGCACCAGCAGATACCATATCTACATTCCAGTATAAACTAGCTAAGCTGGCTATTATACCACTAAAAAGATAAGTAACAATAGTACCCCATTTTTTTAAGTAAGATTCTAAAAGTAAACCAGCATATGCCAATGCAACACAGTTTGATAATAAATGAAAAATTCCAAGATGTATAAAACAAGAAGTAAGTAATCGCCACCAATCATTTTCGGTTGTTAATGGGCCAAAATTTGCACCCCAATCGATTATGTCATGAGTTTCTGGTAAAAACATGTTGGTTCCAGAAAAACACATGATTAGAAAAATAAGAATATTTAAATTAATCAGAATGGGAGTAATGAAATAATTTTTTACAGGAATAAATATAGAAAGGATAGAATAAAAATGAGTAATACTAGCGTGATGTACTTCTTCTTGAGAGATATTTGTTTGCTCTATTTTAATGTACTCTTCGGGTGAAATTTCTTCTAAATCTTGATTTGATTTTTCTATTATAATTTCATAAAATAAATCTAGAAAAGCCTCTACGTTACGTTTGTTTTTGCCACGGTCATAAGGTTGATTTCCATTGCTGGAGCTATTTATGTATATAGCATCATCTTTAAAACCTACAAAAATATTTTCATCCCAGGTGTTTTTAGTATTTGTGGTTCTTGCTATTAATTGATTTTCGCTTACTTCGACTAAAATCCAATTTAGTTTTTTAGAGATTTTAATTGCAATAGCGATAAATTGTGAACGGGATAAATTAGTAATAAGAGGTGTATATTGGTGATATGATGCGGGTAGTCCAAAAGCCATTTTATTAGAATTTATCAGTTACGGTTAAAGGAACAATACTACAAAAAATCTCTTAAAGAGAATTGATTGTTGTGATTATAAAAAATTAGTATTTTTTCTTTTTAATTTCTGATACAATTTATACTTAGGACCTTTTACAATTTGTGACTTGTAAATACCTACAGAACCTGATGATAAGTAGGCTATTACACAAACAATAACAATGTAAATTCCACTTTCAATCCCAAATAATTCTATTCCCATTATGGTACATGCAATAGGAGTATGAGTTGCTCCAGAGAATACAGCAACAAAACCCATTCCGGCTAGAAGTGCAATTGGCATAGGAACTACAAGCGATAAAGCACTGCCAAAAGTAGCACCTACAAAAAATAATGGAGTGACTTCGCCTCCTTTAAAACCAGCGCCTAAAGTAAATCCAGTAAAGAGAATTTTGAGCAAGAAATCATACCAGGCATTTGTATTTGTAAATGAATCAACAATTGTCGGAACTCCTAAACCTGAAAATTTTGAAAAACCGAAACCAGCAATAGCAATTGCCAGAATGATTCCGCCAACAAAAGGACGAAGAGGAGGGTATTTTATAGTTTTAGAGAATAATGAACCCCAAAAATGCGTGCTACGAGAGAATAATAAAGCAGCAAATCCAAACAATGCTCCACAAATTAAAGTATAAAATAAGTTAGTCGCAGTAATTTCTGGAACAAGCGGAATACTATAATGAGTGTGTTTTACTTGCCAAATCTCGACAGTAAAATAGGCTGCATAAGCCACTATGAAAGATAATAAAATGCTTTTTAGGTTAATTTTACTGAAATAGACGACCTCAAGAGCGAAAACAGCTCCAGCTAATGGCGTTCCAAAAACAGAAGCAAAACCGGCACTGATTCCTAAAATAATCAATGTTTTTCTTTCAGAATCATCGAGTTTAAAGATTCGGGTAAATTGGTCAGCGATTGCGCCTCCCATCTGTACAGCAGTTCCTTCGCGACCAGCTGAACCACCAAATAAATGCGTGATTATAGTTCCAAAAAAGACTAAAGGAGCCATTTTTAACGGAATAATCTGCTTGGGATTTTCGTATTCTTCAAGTAGCAGATTGTTACCTTTTACAACATCTTTTCCTAAGTAATAATAACTAAAACCTACAAGTAATCCGCCAATAGGTAAGAGCCAAATAATCCAGTCATGATGGATTCTGTATTGGGTAACAAACTCTAGAGTAATTAAAAAAAATGCCGAAGCTGAGCCCGATAAAATACCTATCAAAACACAAATGAAAATCCATTTGAGAGCGAGAAGTATTTTTGTTTTTAAATTCATTAAAAAGGGGTAACAATATTTGTTTGAGTACAAATATAATAAATCAGTTTAGAACACGAATTTCACAAACAAATTAGTGAAATTCGTGTTTGAATGCTATAATTAGATTCTGATTTTTAATCTACAATTACCGCAGTAAATTCTATTTCTACCAAGTATTCTGGAGAAACTAGTTTACTAATTTCGTAAAAACCAGTTGTAGGTTTGATATCTTTAAAAAAGGTTGAATGTGCTCCAGCTACAGATTCAAAAGTCGAAATGTCGGTAGTAAAAATACGTGTTCTAATTACATCTTTCATTCCAATTCCTAAGTCTTCTAATACTTTTTCTACTCTTTCCAGAATATTCAACGTTTGTGCATAAGCATCATCGGCTTTAACTTTTTCGCCATCAACAATAGCGACTGTTCCCGAAACTTCTACGATATTACCAATGCGAACTGCACGACAATATCCCATTTTGTCTTCCCAAGGAGATCCTGTCAGGATGTTTTCTCTTTTCATTCTAAGGTTGTTTTGTGTGTTTTTGAATTGCTTTTAGTGGCTTTTTAAGAGTAATTCATAGTTAGATTAATGTACTGCAATTTATGAAAAATGTACAAGAAAGGCTTTAAAATAGTTTTAATAATTCCTTATAAATAATCAGTTTTTGTGATAAAACTTCAAGATTTGGGCGTGTCCCTACGGGTCGGGCTTCCCGATAGCTATCGGGACACGACAAGTCCTCGCACTTCCTTCGTCAGGCTGTGGGCTTTCTGTTGCCATCCCTCACGCGAGATTAATGCTATTAAGTTGAGGAAACTGCTGTGATGTTCCTGATTAAATCTCGCACAAAGAGGCAAAATCGCAAAGAAAATGTATCTAAACTTGGCGACTTTGCGTCTTTGCGAGAAAAATTTTAGTTCAAAAAGCTTAGTTTAATGACATTGTTCAAGAGATTGCGTACAAAATGAGTATTGATTGCAGATCAATTAATGATTGCTTTTAAATATAAACAAGAAAGTAACTTATAGCATATTACAAATTATATCCATTTGTCGCTGCTAGTAAAATCATTAGGAAAGTAAGTAAGATATTGCACCATTCTAGGAGTTGTTCCTTGGTTTGCCGATGCGCAATGAGGCAATGTGTTTTGCCATATTATAAAGTCTCCGGCATTTGCAACTATAGGTACAGGTTGCGTTATTTTGAGTATTTCTTCTCTAGGATTTATAGTAGGATCAAGATTTTTTAACCAAGAATCTATTTTATTATGAAATCCAGGAACACAATGAAAAGCACCATCTTGAGCACCACAATCAGTAAGATAGAGCAGTCCTTGAAACCCAAAACTAATAGGTAAACTTAAACTAACATCCCAATGGAGAGCACCTCCCAAAAAAGTAAATTCATGAGTTTCTGGGGGATTAAAACTTACTTTATCTATCGTTTTGTATATCTCAGTAGTTTTGTATAGCTGTTCATACGCTTTTTTTATGCGAGGAGAAAACCTGTTTCTGTTTAATGTTTCGTGGTCTGAAAAATTAAGCATTAGCCCTTTTTGTTCCTGATGGCTTTCATACCAAGATTCTTTTTTATTAGGATCCATCTTTAAGAAATCCCAAATAGCACGTTGTGTGTCCTCACAATGCTCTTTAGGGATAGCGTCTTTTATAATAACATATCCATTTATATTCCAAAATTCGAGATCATCATCAGATAGTACATTTTCTGTAAGGTCTTCGGTTTCTAGAGGAGTATTCTTTTTGTTTTTATTTACCCAAATTTTAAAAGCTTCAAAATCGGGCTTTTCAAAATATAAATATTGTAACGTATCTTCCATACTAATCCCTAATCGGTATAGCATTTCAATTTCTTTGTCCCAAGTTAAATTTTCATCAGTAGTAACCACCTTATTTGGGTTTAAGATGCGGTTCCATAGACTTTCAAGAATGTTCCAAGGCATAGTTTTATGTGTAGTTGTGATTCGATAATTAAGGGTGATAAATATGGATTGCCTTTTTATTGTGTCATTTCAAGAGGTATTTGATCAAAATAAACTTGTAATGTAAAATCACCTATTACAATACCATTTGCAAGTAATAAGTGACCATTAGGTGTATTGTCCCATTTTGCATTTGTCGAAATATTATACCCTTTACCATTGTGATTTATTATTGAAATACTTTCAATTAATACAGGGTTTCCGTTTTTGTCAACGATTTCTTGTCCTGGAATTAGAGTACTTGCTTTTGTGTATTTTCCAGTTGAAAGTAAGAAAGGAAGGTTTGCATCGCAAATTAAATAAGGTATGTCATTACTAGGTACAAAAACATATACCATTTTTTCAGAATGACTTAGGTGTTTGTTGTCAATGCTAAAAGAGACTTTAGCAATTTTTGATGATAATTTAATTTTACCTTTATTTAATTTTACAGAAATTGCGGATACTGTATCTCCTTTTGTAAAATGGTACATGGGTTTTAGTCCAGTAGGAATTGCGATGAGAGAGTTGTTTTCTAAAGCACTACTATTTAGATTAATGTCAATCAATGGAATAGAATTGGTTTTCATGCTTTGTGTTTTTAGAAAATTTAACTGTGTTTTTTTAAAAGAAAATCTCTCAAAAATAACTTATTCGGAAATAGTATTATTAGGTATAAATACCTGTTTTTTATTGTTTGGTCTTTAATATTATCTAAACCTTAATAATTGTTTACAATCAAATTATTCAACTTGATATTGTTCAAAAAGGCGAAGCTTGTTTTGTGTAGCAGTGAGGTTTTTTTGAAGCGTTTCGATTTTATTTAGTAAATGGGCAATGGCATCAATTCCTTCTAAATTAATTTTTAGATCATAATGCATTCGTATCATTTTTTCAATAGAAGGTAATTGTTCTGGTTGTAAATATTGTTCTTCTTTGAGAATGATAATTTCTATCAGTCCATAATCATTCAGCTTAGATATAAAGTTATCTTCAATTTCATGATATAGACAAAATTGTTTTATTTGGATTAAGTTTTTGTTATTCATGATTTCTTATTTTTGATAATTCTTTAAATAATTCTTTTTCTTTTTCAGATAATTTTGTTGGGATTTTTATGGTGTAAGTGATATATAGGTCCCCAAATTGATTTTCTTTTTTATATACAGGAAACCCTTTTCCTTTTAATTTAACTTTAGTTCCGGGTTGTGTTTCTGGTGGGACTTTTATTTTTACTTTTCCATCAAGAGTATTTACTAAAACTTCTCCGCCTAATATTGCGGTATATAAATCAAGATCAACATCGGCATATAGATTGTTTCCTTCTCGTTTAAAATCTGAATTGTTTTCAATTACAAACGTGATATATAAATCTCCATTAGGACCCCCGTTAGCGCCAGGGCCTCCATGTCCAGGGATTTTTATAATCTGTCCGTTTTCTACACCAGCAGGAATTGTAATTCGGATATTTTTGCCATTAACGACCAGACTTTGCTTGTGTGTTTTGTAGGCCGATGTGAGGTTTAATTGCAATTCGGTATTAAAATCAGCACCTCTATATTTAACTTGACTTCTACTGCTTCTTCTGGATCCATACATAGAATTGAAGAAATCAGAAAAATCACTTTCTGAAAAATCATCTCCAGAAAAATTAGAATAATTGCTGTTATTTTGTTGTTGTTTAGAATATTGTTGCTGGTTAGGGTCATATCCTGCTTTTTCAAACTCGTCAGCATGTTTCCAGTCTTTACCGAATTTATCGTATTTTTTTCGATTTTCGGGATTGCTTAAAACTTCATTTGCTTCGTTTATTTCTTTGAATTTTGTTTCAGCTTCTTTATCATTTGGATTTAAGTCTGGATGATATTTACGAGCTAATTTTCGATAAGCCTTTTTAATTTCGGCTTCTGTAGCAGATTTTGTAATTCCTAATGTTTTATAATAGTCGATATAATCCATTCTTTTGAGTTTTTAATAAAGGTAAATTAAAACATTGAAGTTATGAATAAGTTATTAATTATCAAAATAGTATATTCTGTATCTTGAATATTTGAAAGTCCCTTTATAGGATGCTGTCAATATAAAAGTAGTAGGTTGTGTTTTTTTGGCAGGTTTTTTGCATCCAAAAATTAGCCTAATATATTGTTATAAATCTCTTAAAGTTGTAGAGCACAATTTAATTATGCTATTTTTGCTATATATCCCTATGATTTTGAAAAAATCTAAAAATTGATTCCATAATATTATACCTGAATGAAACAGCTTTTATTTTTTATATTATTAATTACAACCCTTTCGGCATCTGCTCAAGTAGAATTTGCACCTAAGTTTAAACCAATTCCTCCAGCAAATTTTGGTATTAAGCCTAAGAAAACTCCACCACCTGGAACAATTATTCCACCAATGGAAATGCCTGGTATAAAGGCACCAAATGTTTTTAATAGTACAAGTATCGCGCCTGTGCAATCACAATTAAATTCTTCGTATCAAATAGGAAAAACAACAAATAGTTTCTCAATGACACCTTCTAATGAATTTGCAAATCCAGGAGACAGATATGTGCCTGGGATGGAAAAAGATTTGGATAAAACATTAAAAGATCAAGGCCTTAAAGAAGGTAGAGGGGCTTTGCTTAAGCAAAATATTTCGTTTGGAGATTTTAAAACTAAAGCAAATTATTTTATTATAAGACTTAGAGATTTTGGAGCTATTGATGGTGATTTGGTAAAAGTATCTTCTAATGACAAGATAATACAGTCTCAAGTTTTTTTGGATAGTAATTATAAGGATATTAGAATAGTTTTGGATAAAGGATTTAATAAAATGGAATTTGAAGCATTAAATATTGGTAGTTTGGGAGGTAATACTGCTGAGATACAAATATTAGATGATAATAAAAATGTAGTTATTCATGATTATTGGAACAATCTTGCTGCTGGTTTTAAGGCATCAATAGTTGTTATTAAAGAAGAATAAGTTATTTTTTTAAAAATTATAAATAATGAAAGATTCAAAAGGGATTAAGTTTCTAGACTTTTAATTTCCTTTTGAATCTTTTTAGGTTTTGCATATTGATGTTTCTATACATTGAAATAATTACTTTTAACGAGTAATTATTAATTTTTTTTAGGCTTTGTATCTCTGATTTTCTGAGCTTTTAGTAAAAAAAGTGAATGGTGATAAAAAAAATATATTTTTTTCATTGCTCTGATTTTTCAATTCGGAATATAAAAAGTATTTTTGCGCATGCAACACAACGTACTTATTTTAGATTTCGGATCGCAATATACTCAGCTTATTGCGCGTAGAGTTCGCGAATTAAATATATTCTGCGAAATCTTCCCTTATAATCATTTTCCGAGTGATTTATCAAGTTATAAAGCAGTAATTCTAGGAGGAAGCCCATTCTCTGTTCGTGCAGAAGATGCTCCACATCCAGATTTATCTCAAATTCGTGGTAAACTTCCAATGTTGGCAGTTTGTTACGGAGCACAATATCTAGCTCATTTTAGCGGAGGAGAAGTAGCTGCTTCAAACACTAGAGAATATGGTAGAGCCAATTTATCTTATATTAAGGAAAACGAAGTTTTCTTTGAAGGTGTTTCAGAAAACAGTCAAGTTTGGATGAGTCATAGTGATAGTATCAAAGCTTTGCCTACAAATGGAGTAAAATTAGCAAGTACGCATGATGTAGAATTTGCTGCTTACAAAATTGAAGGCGAAACTACTTATGCTATTCAATATCACCCAGAAGTTTTTCATTCAACTGATGGATCAAAGATGCTTGAGAACTTTTTAGTAAAAATTGCTGAAGTTCCTCAAAACTTTACACCAAATGCTTTTGTTGAAGAAATGGTGGCAGAGTTGAAGGAAAAACTAGGTAATGACAAAGTAGTTCTAGGATTGTCAGGAGGAGTAGATTCGACTGTAGCTGCTGTATT is a genomic window containing:
- a CDS encoding peptidylprolyl isomerase, whose amino-acid sequence is MKKSLILLLLAITTLYSCKDEHSNLPDGLYADIETNKGNIIVELNYQKAPITVANFVTLAEGKNEFVTNPELKKKPFFDGLKFHRVIEDFMIQTGDPLGTGSGDTGYKFKDEFNDLKFDKGGVLAMANNGPATNSSQFFITHVETPWLEGKHTIFGHVVDKGMEVVNQIKQDDYIKKVTIIRNGAAAKKFDAIKVFHDYFSAEAKQKSEFESKFKVVRDEKLAYYADLKAKATKTSSGLEFVITEKAKGKKPAAGAQVFINYAGFLEDGTLFDTSIESVAQAFGKFDPARAEAKQYNPISFQAGSKEGMIPGFIEGIEQLSIGDKAVLFIPSHLAYGQAGAGGVIPPNANIIFEVQLLDKMPQQ
- the gldI gene encoding gliding motility-associated peptidyl-prolyl isomerase GldI, whose protein sequence is MNYTKIFASAIVLAVLVSSCKQHEDARRPVSISSGTFMKKSIERNKKLVATEEQQIKAVIKSNPKIKYIASAKGYWYAYENQNTTDTITPKKGDVAFFDYEIKDLKGNIIYSEMELRPQTYFVDKQEIMMGLRDGIKLMHKNETVNFLFPSHMAYGYHGDEKRIGINQPLICTVTLHNFVPETAYRKQMEARSTKTEAPKPTTTPAIKKDSLN
- a CDS encoding bifunctional oligoribonuclease/PAP phosphatase NrnA translates to MKIQDIQAIKLLLATPKKIAIIPHRGPDGDAMGSTLALYHFLLKNNHEPVVIAPNDFPDFLAWLPGSETVKIFEKDIDNCTKILEEAEIVFTLDFNAFHRTGEMEHTLAKLKAPFIMIDHHQKPDDYAAYMYSDTSFGSTCEMVYNFISFLDKKEDLDKTIATCIYTGILTDSGSFRFPGTTGNTHRIIAELIDLGVENTQIPILLFDNSSYSRLQLLGRALQNMKILAEHKTSYMSLTQAELDEFNYVKGDTEGIVNYGLSMKGIVFTAIFIENKDEKIIKISFRSQGGFDVNEFARAHFNGGGHSNAAGGKSLDSMEETLKKFEDLVTKLKI
- a CDS encoding rhomboid family intramembrane serine protease, yielding MAFGLPASYHQYTPLITNLSRSQFIAIAIKISKKLNWILVEVSENQLIARTTNTKNTWDENIFVGFKDDAIYINSSSNGNQPYDRGKNKRNVEAFLDLFYEIIIEKSNQDLEEISPEEYIKIEQTNISQEEVHHASITHFYSILSIFIPVKNYFITPILINLNILIFLIMCFSGTNMFLPETHDIIDWGANFGPLTTENDWWRLLTSCFIHLGIFHLLSNCVALAYAGLLLESYLKKWGTIVTYLFSGIIASLASLYWNVDMVSAGASGAVFGMYGILLVTVLSGVLNNKIKPHVLLIIGLLLISNFFGSSKIVDDAAHVGGFCAGILFGIILTITNKKKQIGLICISSIATVIIIVSFIYLKKSKTYIYEIIEYETGMQEFTNMEKMALEAYGIYNKNDKDELLYMIKDRGIYYWNENIVLVKKLDKLYLPERIHIQNKNIITYCELRVKMYELGYNKINGNTNKYDNEMAKLDAQIKEIGDIIKKQIKNKN
- a CDS encoding voltage-gated chloride channel family protein, whose amino-acid sequence is MNLKTKILLALKWIFICVLIGILSGSASAFFLITLEFVTQYRIHHDWIIWLLPIGGLLVGFSYYYLGKDVVKGNNLLLEEYENPKQIIPLKMAPLVFFGTIITHLFGGSAGREGTAVQMGGAIADQFTRIFKLDDSERKTLIILGISAGFASVFGTPLAGAVFALEVVYFSKINLKSILLSFIVAYAAYFTVEIWQVKHTHYSIPLVPEITATNLFYTLICGALFGFAALLFSRSTHFWGSLFSKTIKYPPLRPFVGGIILAIAIAGFGFSKFSGLGVPTIVDSFTNTNAWYDFLLKILFTGFTLGAGFKGGEVTPLFFVGATFGSALSLVVPMPIALLAGMGFVAVFSGATHTPIACTIMGIELFGIESGIYIVIVCVIAYLSSGSVGIYKSQIVKGPKYKLYQKLKRKNTNFL
- a CDS encoding RidA family protein; amino-acid sequence: MKRENILTGSPWEDKMGYCRAVRIGNIVEVSGTVAIVDGEKVKADDAYAQTLNILERVEKVLEDLGIGMKDVIRTRIFTTDISTFESVAGAHSTFFKDIKPTTGFYEISKLVSPEYLVEIEFTAVIVD
- a CDS encoding phytanoyl-CoA dioxygenase family protein, translating into MPWNILESLWNRILNPNKVVTTDENLTWDKEIEMLYRLGISMEDTLQYLYFEKPDFEAFKIWVNKNKKNTPLETEDLTENVLSDDDLEFWNINGYVIIKDAIPKEHCEDTQRAIWDFLKMDPNKKESWYESHQEQKGLMLNFSDHETLNRNRFSPRIKKAYEQLYKTTEIYKTIDKVSFNPPETHEFTFLGGALHWDVSLSLPISFGFQGLLYLTDCGAQDGAFHCVPGFHNKIDSWLKNLDPTINPREEILKITQPVPIVANAGDFIIWQNTLPHCASANQGTTPRMVQYLTYFPNDFTSSDKWI
- a CDS encoding chaperone modulator CbpM, whose amino-acid sequence is MNNKNLIQIKQFCLYHEIEDNFISKLNDYGLIEIIILKEEQYLQPEQLPSIEKMIRMHYDLKINLEGIDAIAHLLNKIETLQKNLTATQNKLRLFEQYQVE
- a CDS encoding DnaJ C-terminal domain-containing protein, whose product is MDYIDYYKTLGITKSATEAEIKKAYRKLARKYHPDLNPNDKEAETKFKEINEANEVLSNPENRKKYDKFGKDWKHADEFEKAGYDPNQQQYSKQQQNNSNYSNFSGDDFSESDFSDFFNSMYGSRRSSRSQVKYRGADFNTELQLNLTSAYKTHKQSLVVNGKNIRITIPAGVENGQIIKIPGHGGPGANGGPNGDLYITFVIENNSDFKREGNNLYADVDLDLYTAILGGEVLVNTLDGKVKIKVPPETQPGTKVKLKGKGFPVYKKENQFGDLYITYTIKIPTKLSEKEKELFKELSKIRNHE